A genomic region of Gadus macrocephalus chromosome 5, ASM3116895v1 contains the following coding sequences:
- the tmem39b gene encoding transmembrane protein 39B, protein MAGGRRGANRTAYCRSPLNSEPGSVSNGNHSTSSPVTGVRSRTRNGSGAGMSSPPLATQTVVPLKHCKIPELSLDRNVLFELHLFFCHLVALFVHYVNIYKTVWWYPPSHPPSHTSLNFHLIDYNMLVFTIIILARRLIAAIVKEASQSGKLSFPHSIFLVMARFAVLTLTGWSLCRSLIYLFRTYSVLSLLFLCYPFGMYIPFFRLTCDFRRGGPLSPIASIGSKEVGSVGKGRDYLTVLKETWKQHTSQLYGVQAMPTHACCLSPDLIRKEVEYLKMDFNWRMKEVLVSSMLSAYYVAFVPVWFVKSTQYVDKRWSCELFILVSVSTSVILMRHLLPPRYCDLLHKAAAHLGCWQKVDPSLCSNVLQHIWTVEYMWPQGVLVKHNKNVYKAMGHYNVAVPSDVSHYRFYFFFNKPLRILNMLIILEGAMIFYQLYSLICSEKWHQTISLALILFSNYYAFFKLLRDRIVLGKAYSYSNSSSDQKVS, encoded by the exons ATGGCTGGTGGAAGGAGAGGAGCAAACCGCACCGCTTACTGTAGGTCACCACTGAACAGTGAGCCAGGCTCCGTGAGCAATGGCAATCATTCCACGAGTTCTCCTGTAACGGGGGTGCGTTCACGAACAAG GAACGGCTCTGGAGCGGGCATGTCCAGCCCCCCCCTGGCGACCCAGACCGTGGTGCCGCTGAAGCACTGCAAGATCCCCGAGCTGTCGCTGGACCGCAATGTGCTCTTCGAGCTCCACCTGTTCTTCTGCCACCTGGTCGCCCTGTTCGTCCACTACGTCAACATCTACAAGACGGTGTGGTGGTACCCTCCctcacaccccccctcccacacctcGCTG AACTTTCACCTTATTGACTATAATATGCTGGTGTTCACAATCATAATACTGGCTCGGAGGTTAATTGCAGCGATTGTGAAAGAG GCGTCACAGAGTGGGAAGCTCTCCTTCCCTCACTCCATTTTCTTGGTGATGGCACGCTTCGCCGTGCTCACTCTGACGGGCTGGAGCCTGTGTCGGTCCCTCATATACCTCTTCAGGACCTACTCGGTCCTCAGCCTGCTCTTCCTCTGCTACCC ttTTGGGATGTACATTCCTTTTTTCCGGCTGACCTGTGACTTCCGGCGCGGGGGACCTCTCTCGCCCATAGCCAGCATCGGCTCCAAGGAGGTGGGCAGCGTGGGCAAGGGCAGGGACTACCTTACGGTGCTCAAGGAGACCTGGAAGCAGCACACCAGCCAGCTGTACGGCGTCCAGGCCATGCCCACCCACGCCTGCTGCCTCTCGCCGGACCTCATCCGCAAGGAGGTGGAGTACCTGAAGATGGACTTTAACTGGCGCATGAAGGAGGTGCTGGTCAGCTCCATGCTCAGTGCCTACTACGTGGCCTTCGTGCCCGTCTGGTTTGTCAAG AGTACCCAGTACGTAGACAAGCGCTGGTCCTGTGAGCTCTTCATCCTGGTGTCCGTCAGCACGTCCGTCATCCTCATGAGACACCTGCTGCCGCCGCGCTACTGTGACCTGCTCCACAAAGCCGCCGCCCACCTGGGCTGCTGGCAGAAAGTAGACCCCTCGCTCTGCTCCAACGTCCTGCAGCACAT ATGGACGGTGGAGTACATGTGGCCCCAGGGCGTGTTGGTGAAACACAATAAGAACGTCTACAAGGCCATGGGTCACTACAACGTGGCGGTGCCCTCCGACGTGTCCCACTACCGCTTCTAC TTCTTCTTCAACAAGCCACTGAGGATACTGAACATGCTCATCATACTGGAGGGTGCCATGATATTCTACCAACTGTACTCTTTAATATGCTCAGAAAAGTGGCATCAGACGATATCGCTGGCCCTGATTCTCTTCAGCAACTACTACGCCTTCTTCAAACTGCTCAGAGACAGAATAGTGCTCGGCAAAGCGTACTCGTACTCAAACAGTTCTTCTGACCAGAAGGTCAGTTAG
- the ccdc28b gene encoding coiled-coil domain-containing protein 28B — MEDKRKRRSPQVSLPQPPPPPINPRKLPPLPASKSATFSLGLPQPPSPKNRGKYKRSIGAPGPPREVLATVAAPPKVTRPPKEKSRAPQPAGPSKVVQSSPLQHSFLTDVSDVREMEGGLLNLLNDFHSGKLQAFGKVCSFEQLEHVREMQEKLARLHFSLDSHVEELSEDQRKSASDNNLEHLLCNLEELSTSIQKLHLAENQDLPKSSGP, encoded by the exons ATGGAGGACAAACGTAAGCGGAGGAGCCCCCAGGtgtccctcccccagcccccgccgccccccataAACCCCCGCAAGCTCCCCCCGCTGCCGGCCAGCAAAAGTGCCACCTTCTCTCTGGGTCTGCCTCAGCCGCCCTCCCCCAAGAACCGAGGGAAGTACAAGAGGTCCATCGGAGCGCCGGGACCGCCCAGAGAGGTTCTGGCCACGGTCGCAGCGCCCCCCAAAGTCACCCG GCCCCCAAAGGAGAAGTCGCGGGCCCCCCAGCCGGCAGGGCCCAGCAAGGTGGTCCAGTCGTCCCCCCTGCAGCACTCGTTCCTCACAGACGTGTCGGACGTGCGGGAGATGGAGGGCGGGCTCCTGAACCTCCTCAACGACTTCCACTCAGGCAAACTGCAGGCCTTCG GCAAGGTGTGCTCCTTTGAGCAGCTGGAGCACGTGCGTGAGATGCAGGAGAAGCTGGCGCGGCTGCACTTCAGCCTCGACAGCCACGTGGAGGAGCTGTCCGAGGACCAGAGGAAGAGCGCCTCGGACAACAACCTGGAGCACCTGCTCTGCAAC CTGGAAGAACTCAGCACATCAAT ACAAAAGCTTCACCTGGCTGAGAACCAAGACCTGCCCAAGTCGTCCGGTCCCTGA